One genomic segment of Mycolicibacterium psychrotolerans includes these proteins:
- a CDS encoding ABC transporter permease, which produces MLSSRMRGTARVWTVLVLIFIYAPLTLVVVNAFNASKTFAFPPSGFTLQWWRTAWASEGMWTSLGNSVVVGLAATAVALVLGTMAAFAVQRYEFFGKQTVNLLVVLPITLPGIVTGIALNATFTSALGVTLGLATVIVGHATFCIVIVFNNTQARLRRLGTSMEDASADLGASAWQTFRFVTLPMMRGALVAGAILAFALSFDEVVVTTFTAGPTVQTLPIWIFGNLFRPNQAPVINVVAAALTLIAIVPVWLTQRIGGDPAGTRI; this is translated from the coding sequence ATGCTCTCGTCACGGATGCGCGGAACCGCCCGGGTGTGGACGGTGCTGGTGCTGATCTTCATCTATGCGCCGCTGACCCTGGTGGTGGTGAACGCGTTCAACGCGTCGAAGACCTTCGCGTTCCCGCCCAGCGGGTTCACGCTGCAGTGGTGGCGCACCGCGTGGGCCAGCGAAGGCATGTGGACATCGTTGGGCAACTCGGTGGTGGTGGGGCTGGCCGCCACGGCCGTCGCGCTGGTCCTGGGAACCATGGCCGCGTTCGCGGTGCAACGCTACGAGTTCTTCGGCAAGCAGACCGTCAATCTGCTTGTGGTGCTTCCGATCACGCTGCCCGGCATCGTCACCGGTATCGCGTTGAACGCGACGTTCACCTCCGCGCTCGGCGTCACGCTCGGGTTGGCGACCGTGATCGTCGGGCATGCCACCTTCTGTATCGTCATCGTGTTCAACAACACTCAGGCGCGATTGCGGCGTCTGGGAACCAGCATGGAGGACGCCTCGGCCGATCTGGGGGCCTCGGCGTGGCAGACGTTCCGGTTCGTGACGCTGCCGATGATGCGCGGCGCGCTGGTCGCCGGCGCCATCCTGGCGTTCGCGCTGAGCTTCGACGAGGTCGTGGTCACGACGTTCACCGCGGGCCCCACCGTGCAGACGCTGCCGATCTGGATCTTCGGCAATCTGTTCCGGCCCAACCAGGCTCCGGTGATCAACGTGGTCGCCGCCGCGCTGACCCTGATCGCGATCGTGCCGGTGTGGCTCACCCAGCGGATCGGCGGCGACCCTGCGGGGACGCGGATCTGA
- a CDS encoding SDR family NAD(P)-dependent oxidoreductase, giving the protein MTPNPFDLTGHVSVVTGGGSGIGLGIAHGLARAGASVAILGRSPERLETAAASLRARGRPVLAIPCDVTDEPTVTATMARIRDDWGSLDSCFANAGVRGTFTPTLDTSLAEFRSVTAVDLDGVFVTLREAARQMIAGGRGGSLVGVSSLGAFQGMPRQPAYAASKAGVTALMDSLAVELARHGIRANTVAPGWFDTEMTSEGLADERFRSRVLPRVPARRWGSGDDVAGVAVYLAGPASSYHTADVLRIDGGYLKF; this is encoded by the coding sequence GTGACCCCCAACCCTTTCGATCTCACCGGTCATGTCAGCGTCGTCACCGGCGGCGGCTCGGGCATCGGACTTGGGATCGCCCACGGCCTTGCCCGCGCCGGCGCGTCGGTGGCGATCCTCGGCCGCAGCCCCGAACGCCTCGAGACGGCCGCGGCCTCGCTGCGCGCGCGGGGCCGGCCGGTGCTCGCGATCCCGTGCGACGTCACCGACGAGCCGACCGTGACGGCGACCATGGCACGCATTCGCGACGATTGGGGTTCGCTCGATTCGTGTTTCGCGAACGCCGGGGTGCGAGGCACCTTCACCCCGACGCTGGACACCTCGCTGGCCGAGTTCCGGTCGGTCACCGCGGTCGACCTCGACGGCGTGTTCGTCACGCTGCGCGAGGCGGCGCGGCAGATGATCGCCGGCGGACGGGGCGGCAGCCTGGTCGGGGTCTCGAGTCTCGGCGCCTTCCAGGGCATGCCCCGCCAACCGGCGTACGCCGCCTCGAAGGCGGGCGTCACCGCGCTGATGGACAGCCTGGCCGTCGAACTGGCCCGGCACGGCATCCGCGCGAACACCGTCGCTCCCGGGTGGTTCGACACCGAGATGACCTCGGAGGGCCTGGCCGACGAGCGCTTCCGGTCCCGCGTGCTGCCCCGCGTTCCCGCGCGTCGTTGGGGTAGCGGCGACGACGTCGCCGGTGTGGCGGTGTACCTGGCCGGCCCTGCGAGCAGCTACCACACGGCCGACGTGCTGCGCATCGACGGCGGCTACCTGAAGTTCTGA